One window of the Solanum stenotomum isolate F172 chromosome 11, ASM1918654v1, whole genome shotgun sequence genome contains the following:
- the LOC125845909 gene encoding uncharacterized protein LOC125845909, producing the protein MGVSEKVQKIKRELMDKQRSMRTCPNPQGSTDEEKALREKLAKWSMIKENIYKQKSRVQWLKLGDENNAYFFASVKGRKAQNQINMLTKEDDIVIREATSITKEAVGFYKKLLGQCSNHMQATQPDILKDGPVLTREQQLFLIQPFKDIDVKATLMSMRDSKAPGGDGFNSYFFKKAWLIIREELTSVVLQFFQTTEIVMNYLVDPGQAAFVPGRMLTDKLVKGYGRKGISPRCMFKIDMQKAYDYLEWHFLEEVLAGRLQLVNSVLTSMQAFWTQFFLLPKQVLKRVETMCKRFLWNGETQVKEKALIAWDTLCLPKVAG; encoded by the exons ATGGGGGTTTCTGAGAAAGTGCAAAAGATCAAAAGAGAGCTCATGGATAAACAAAGGAGTATGAGAACATGTCCAAATCCACAAGGCAGCACTGATGAGGAGAAAGCGCTGAGAGAAAAATTGGCAAAGTGGAGTATGATTAAGGAGAATATATACAAGCAAAAGTCCAGAGTACAATGGCTCAAACTGGGGGATGAAAACAATGCTTATTTCTTTGCTAGCGTGAAGGGTAGGAAGGCTCAAAATCAGATCAACATGCTAACAAAAGAGGATGACATTGTTATTAGGGAAGCAACAAGTATCACAAAGGAGGCTGTGggtttttataaaaagttgttaGGACAATGTAGCAACCACATGCAAGCTACACAACCTGATATATTAAAAGATGGACCAGTTCTTACAAGAGAACAACAATTGTTTCTCATTCAACCATTCAAGGATATTGATGTGAAGGCAACACTTATGAGCATGAGGGATTCAAAAGCACCAGGAGGAGATGGTTTCAACTCTTATTTCTTCAAAAAAGCTTGGCTAATCATACGAGAGGAGTTAACATCAGTTGTTTTACAATTTTTCCAAACTACTGAGAT TGTGATGAACTATCTAGTTGATCCAGGACAGGCTGCTTTTGTACCTGGTAGAATGCTGACTGATAAACTGGTAAAAGGGTATGGTAGAAAAGGGATCTCACCAAGATGTATGTTCAAGATAGATATGCAAAAGGCCTATGACTATTTGGAATGGCATTTTCTGGAGGAGGTATTAGCTG GCAGGTTGCAATTGGTAAACAGTGTGCTAACATCTATGCAAGCTTTCtggacacaattttttttgttaccaAAACAAGTACTGAAAAGAGTTGAAACAATGTGTAAAAGGTTTCTATGGAATGGAGAGACACAAGTTAAAGAGAAGGCACTTATTGCATGGGACACACTCTGCTTGCCAAAAGTGGCAGGATGA